One part of the Methylobacterium terrae genome encodes these proteins:
- the moaA gene encoding GTP 3',8-cyclase MoaA, with the protein MWGPRTDDPMPAASVPARPAPLIDPFQRAITYLRVSVTDRCDLRCVYCMSEDMAFLPKRDLLTLEELDRVCSVFVERGVRKLRITGGEPLVRRDIMRLFRNLSRHLASGALEEMTLTTNGTRLRQHAAELAALGMRRINVSLDTLDPDKFRAITRRGDLPTVLDGIAAAREAGLKVKINAVALKGVNEDEIPAMLDWAHGLGMEMTLIEVMPLGDIEPDRVDQFLPLSVVRERLSERYTLTPLPDRTGGPARYVRLEETGGRLGFITPLTHNFCESCNRVRLTCTGQLYLCLGQEDAADLRAALRASPDDAVVAEAIREAITRKPKGHDFVIARAAKPAVPRHMSTTGG; encoded by the coding sequence ATGTGGGGTCCCCGTACCGACGATCCGATGCCGGCGGCGTCCGTGCCGGCGCGGCCGGCGCCGCTGATCGATCCGTTCCAGCGCGCGATCACCTACCTGCGCGTCTCGGTGACCGACCGCTGCGACCTGCGCTGCGTCTACTGCATGTCGGAGGACATGGCGTTCCTGCCCAAGCGCGACCTGCTCACGCTGGAGGAGCTCGACCGGGTCTGCTCGGTGTTCGTGGAGCGCGGCGTGAGGAAGCTGCGCATCACCGGCGGCGAGCCGCTGGTGCGCCGGGACATCATGCGGCTGTTCCGCAACCTCTCGCGCCACCTCGCGTCCGGGGCGCTGGAGGAGATGACGCTGACCACCAACGGCACGCGCCTGCGCCAGCACGCCGCCGAGCTGGCGGCCCTCGGCATGCGCCGCATCAACGTCTCGCTCGACACCCTCGACCCCGACAAGTTCCGGGCGATCACCCGGCGCGGCGACCTGCCGACCGTGCTCGACGGCATCGCGGCGGCGCGCGAGGCGGGCCTCAAGGTCAAGATCAACGCCGTGGCGCTCAAGGGCGTCAACGAGGACGAGATTCCGGCGATGCTCGACTGGGCCCACGGGCTCGGCATGGAGATGACGCTGATCGAGGTGATGCCCCTCGGCGACATCGAGCCCGACCGGGTCGACCAGTTCCTGCCGCTCTCGGTGGTGCGCGAGCGCCTGTCCGAGCGCTACACCCTCACCCCGCTCCCGGACCGCACCGGGGGTCCGGCCCGCTACGTGCGGCTGGAGGAGACCGGCGGGCGGCTCGGCTTCATCACGCCGCTCACCCACAATTTCTGCGAGAGCTGCAACCGGGTGCGCCTGACCTGCACCGGCCAGCTCTACCTGTGCCTCGGCCAGGAGGACGCCGCCGACCTGCGGGCGGCCCTGCGCGCCTCCCCCGACGATGCCGTGGTGGCCGAGGCGATCAGGGAGGCGATCACCCGCAAGCCGAAGGGCCACGACTTCGTCATCGCCCGCGCGGCCAAGCCCGCGGTGCCGCGGCACATGAGCACGACGGGGGGCTGA
- a CDS encoding gamma-butyrobetaine hydroxylase-like domain-containing protein, producing the protein MTDDADWPTEIRLSRDKRTLHVAYAGGAAYALPAEYLRVESPSAEVQGHAPSERKWLAGKREVEILSVAPVGNYAVKLTFDDMHDTGIYAFDFLRRLGEEQAARFSRYEEELATRGLSREPARRR; encoded by the coding sequence ATGACCGATGACGCGGATTGGCCGACCGAGATCCGGCTGTCGCGCGACAAGCGCACGCTCCACGTCGCCTATGCCGGCGGCGCGGCCTACGCCCTGCCGGCGGAGTACCTGCGGGTCGAGAGCCCCTCGGCCGAGGTCCAGGGCCACGCGCCCTCGGAGCGCAAGTGGCTTGCGGGCAAGCGCGAGGTCGAGATCCTGTCGGTGGCTCCGGTCGGCAACTACGCCGTCAAGCTCACCTTCGACGACATGCACGATACCGGGATCTACGCCTTCGATTTCCTGCGCCGCCTCGGCGAGGAGCAGGCGGCGCGCTTCTCCCGCTACGAGGAGGAACTGGCGACCCGCGGCCTGAGCCGGGAGCCGGCGCGGCGGCGCTGA
- a CDS encoding L,D-transpeptidase, which yields MRRFVPALAGLACAVAAWAAPAAAYEIDPLTRQPLDQPLTMTVRAPAAAAAVDPLDASVPKLSPIPRETVAYSGPYGAGTIVVSTAERRLYYVLGNGQAMRYGVGVGRPGFTWGGAQTISMKREWPDWRPPAQMIRRRPDLPRYMKGGPENPLGARAMYLGGSLYRIHGSNEPETIGTAVSSGCIRMTNDDVMDLYTRAKVGTKVIVQR from the coding sequence ATGCGCCGCTTCGTCCCCGCCCTGGCCGGGCTGGCCTGCGCCGTCGCCGCCTGGGCGGCGCCCGCCGCCGCCTACGAGATCGACCCGCTCACCCGCCAGCCCCTCGACCAGCCCCTCACCATGACGGTGCGGGCCCCCGCCGCCGCGGCGGCCGTCGATCCCCTCGACGCCTCGGTGCCGAAGCTGAGCCCGATCCCGCGGGAGACGGTGGCCTATTCCGGCCCCTACGGCGCCGGCACCATCGTGGTCTCGACCGCCGAGCGCCGGCTCTACTACGTGCTCGGCAACGGCCAGGCGATGCGCTACGGCGTCGGCGTCGGCCGCCCGGGCTTCACCTGGGGCGGCGCGCAGACCATCTCGATGAAGCGCGAGTGGCCCGATTGGCGCCCGCCGGCCCAGATGATCCGGCGCCGGCCCGACCTGCCGCGCTACATGAAGGGCGGCCCCGAGAACCCGCTCGGCGCCCGCGCGATGTATCTCGGCGGCTCGCTCTACCGCATCCACGGCTCCAACGAACCCGAGACCATCGGCACCGCCGTCTCCTCCGGCTGCATCCGGATGACCAACGACGACGTGATGGACCTCTACACCCGCGCCAAGGTCGGCACGAAGGTGATCGTGCAGCGCTGA
- the eda gene encoding bifunctional 4-hydroxy-2-oxoglutarate aldolase/2-dehydro-3-deoxy-phosphogluconate aldolase, protein MTTDTRAHRLDALLAASPVIPVITVPELAHAVPLARALVAGGITTLEITLRTPVARDAAKAIMAEVPEAVVGLGTVLTPADLETAHALGARFALSPGATPELLRAAAASDMVFMPGIATPSDLMQVLAAGFTVAKFFPAVPAGGMAALKALGGPFPQARFCPTGGIGEADAKAWLALPNVAAVGGSWLAPEAEIRAGNFAAITERARRTLAALQ, encoded by the coding sequence ATGACCACGGATACCCGCGCCCACCGCCTCGACGCGCTGCTCGCCGCCTCGCCGGTGATCCCCGTCATCACCGTGCCGGAGCTCGCCCACGCGGTTCCCCTCGCCCGCGCCCTGGTGGCGGGCGGCATCACCACGCTCGAGATCACCCTGCGCACCCCCGTGGCGCGGGACGCCGCGAAGGCGATCATGGCCGAGGTGCCGGAGGCGGTGGTCGGCCTCGGCACGGTGCTGACCCCGGCCGACCTCGAGACCGCGCACGCGCTGGGCGCCCGCTTCGCGCTGAGCCCCGGGGCGACGCCTGAGCTCCTGCGGGCGGCGGCCGCGAGCGACATGGTGTTCATGCCCGGCATCGCCACGCCCTCCGACCTGATGCAGGTGCTCGCCGCCGGCTTCACCGTGGCGAAGTTCTTCCCGGCCGTGCCGGCGGGCGGCATGGCGGCGCTCAAGGCGCTGGGCGGCCCGTTCCCGCAGGCCCGCTTCTGCCCGACCGGCGGGATCGGCGAGGCCGACGCCAAGGCCTGGCTCGCGCTCCCGAACGTCGCGGCGGTGGGCGGCTCGTGGCTCGCGCCCGAGGCCGAGATCCGCGCCGGCAACTTCGCCGCCATCACCGAGCGGGCCCGCCGCACCCTCGCGGCGCTGCAGTAA
- a CDS encoding sugar kinase: MTTRVACIGECMMELSERPDGSLLRGYGGDTLNTALYLARLGVAVDYVTALGDDPWSEEMLAAWAAEGVGTGQVRRLPGRMPGLYIIRTDGSGERSFHYWRDSAAARDLFSGPGAAGTRAALAGYDLVYASGISLSLYGEAGRAALAETCRAVRAKGGRVAFDTNYRPRGWPDKAKAQAAFRDAMAAADLIFASSEDLAWLYGREGEEEVLRHHGRCEIVLKGGGSPPSVRVLASDDDVTVQAPPVEAVVDTTAAGDSFAAAYMAARLAGRPPAEAASCGHRLAGAVIGHRGAVIPRAAMPDLPLTPALGRRS; encoded by the coding sequence ATGACGACGAGGGTCGCCTGCATCGGCGAGTGCATGATGGAGCTGTCCGAGCGGCCGGACGGCAGCCTGCTGCGCGGCTACGGCGGCGATACGCTGAACACCGCCCTCTACCTCGCCCGGCTCGGCGTCGCGGTCGATTACGTGACGGCGCTCGGCGACGATCCGTGGAGCGAGGAGATGCTGGCGGCCTGGGCCGCCGAGGGGGTCGGCACGGGCCAGGTGCGCCGCCTGCCCGGGCGGATGCCGGGGCTCTACATCATCCGCACCGACGGATCCGGCGAACGCAGCTTCCACTACTGGCGCGACAGCGCCGCCGCCCGCGACCTGTTCTCCGGCCCCGGCGCCGCCGGGACCCGGGCGGCTCTAGCGGGGTACGACCTCGTCTACGCCTCCGGCATCAGCCTGTCGCTCTACGGCGAGGCCGGACGGGCGGCGCTGGCCGAGACCTGCCGGGCCGTGCGGGCGAAGGGCGGGCGCGTCGCCTTCGACACGAATTACCGGCCCCGCGGCTGGCCCGACAAGGCGAAGGCGCAGGCCGCCTTCCGCGACGCGATGGCGGCGGCCGACCTGATCTTCGCATCGAGCGAGGACCTCGCATGGCTGTACGGCCGGGAGGGCGAGGAGGAGGTGCTGCGCCATCACGGCCGCTGCGAGATCGTGCTGAAGGGCGGCGGCTCGCCGCCGAGCGTGCGGGTGCTCGCAAGCGACGACGACGTCACGGTGCAGGCCCCGCCCGTCGAGGCGGTCGTCGACACCACCGCGGCGGGCGACAGCTTCGCGGCGGCCTACATGGCGGCGCGCCTCGCCGGACGCCCGCCCGCCGAGGCCGCGTCCTGCGGCCACCGCCTCGCCGGCGCGGTCATCGGCCATCGCGGCGCCGTGATCCCCCGGGCGGCGATGCCCGACCTGCCCCTTACCCCTGCCCTGGGACGACGCTCATGA